The Thermovibrio guaymasensis genomic interval GGCCGAGGTGGCCGAAAAGCTCTTCTGGTACGAGAAGTGGGAAAAGGTTTTAGAGTGGAACTACCCTTACGCTAAGTGGTTTGTTGGCGGGAAGACAAACATTACTGTAAACGCACTTGACCGCCACGTTAAGAACGGTAAGCGTAACAAAGTTGCCTTCTTCTGGGAGGATGAGCTCGGAAACAAGAAAGTTGTTACCTACGGGGAGCTTTACCGCCTTGTCAACAGGTTTGCAAACGCCTTAAGGGCCGCTGGAATCAAGAAGGGAGACAGGGTAGTTATCTACATGCCTCTTGTCATTGAGCAAATTGTTGCAATGCTTGCCTGTGCCCGTATAGGTGCTGTTCACTCTGTAGTTTACGCAGGCTTCAGCGTTCCGGCTCTAAGGCACAGGATTGAGGACGCAGAAGCCAAGATGGTAATTACTGCAGACGTTACAATTAGGCGTGGAAGGGCTATTCCTCTTAAGAGGATTGTTGATGAGGCCATCCTTGATCTTCCATTTGTTGAGCAGGTTGTAGTTCTAAGGAGACTTGAGCCAAAAGTTGACCTCATCGGTGAAAAGGAAGTTGACTTCTACGAGTTTATGGACGGCCACCTTGACTACTGCGAGCCTGAGGTTATGGACTCAGAAGACCCCCTCTTTATCCTCTACACTTCAGGTTCAACCGGTAAGCCAAAGGGGGTTCTTCATACGACCGGTGGTTACATGGTTGGAACTTACTACTCAATGAAGACCGTATTTGACCTGAAAGAGGACGATATTTACTGGTGTACTGCAGACCCCGGCTGGATTACAGGACACAGCTACATAGTTTACGGTCCACTCGTTGCAGGTGCTACTCAGGTTATTGCTGAGGGAGCTCCAAACTACCCAGACTACGGACGCTGGTGGAGAATCATTGAGGAGTACGGAGTAAACATCTTCTACACTGCTCCAACTGCAATCAGGATGTTCATGAGGGCTGGAGAGGAGTGGCCCAACAAGTACGATCTCTCATCCCTAAGGCTACTTGGTTCTGTTGGTGAACCGATCAACCCAGAGGCATGGCTCTGGTACTACAGGGTAATTGGTAAGGAGAAGTGCCCAATCGTTGACACCTGGTGGCAGACGGAGACAGGTTCAGTAATGATTACAACAATTGACGGCCTCCCGATGAAGCCAGGTAAGGCTGGAAAGCCTGTTCCGGGAGTTATTGCCGACGTTGTTGACAAAGAGGGTAACCCTATTGAGCCAAACAAGGGTGGATTCCTCGTCATCAGGAATCCATGGCCTACAATGATGAGGACTATCTGGAAGAACCCAGAACGCTACGAGCAGTACTGGAATACTATTCCCAACTGCTACACAGCAGGTGACGTTGCAGTTAAGGATAAGGACGGCTACATAATGATCCTCGGCCGTGCCGACGACGTAATAAACGTTTCCGGTCACAGGATTGGAACTATGGAAGTTGAGTCAGCCTTAGTTTCCCACCCTGCAGTAGCCGAGGCTGCGGTTATCGGTAAGCCAGACCCTGTTAAGGGAGAGACGATTAAGGCCTTCGTAATCCTTAAAGAGGGCTACTCTGCTTCTGATAAGCTTGTTGAGGACCTTAAGTACCACGTAAGGATGGAGCTTGGAGCTCTAGCAGTTCCTTCTGAGATTGAGTTCGTTGATAAGCTTCCTAAGACCAGAAGTGGAAAGATTATGAGAAGGGTCCTTAAAGCTAAAGAGCTCGGTATTGACCCAGGAGACCTTTCAACTCTTGAAGACTAATCCTTTCGGGGGCTTCTGCCCCCTTTTTTGTTATAATTTCAAATAAGTAAATAATGTTTGATTTAATTTACAGTTTTTAGTTAGGAAGGGAATAAAAGTAATGACTATAAATATAACTCCTCAGCTTTCTCCTACTGAAGATGCCGTTCTTTACGATGATAAAAAACACAAAGTTGTTTACCTTGGAACTAAAGGTATTGATAAAGGCTCCGTTGATGTCCTTTCTTATCTTCTGATAGATAACGAAGAGGCTATTCTTATAGACCCGGGAGGGTATTATCTGTTTCCCCATATGGTTCAGAAAGTTTCAAAGTATGTAACTTTAGACCAGGTAAAGTTCCTGTACTTCTGCCACCAAGACCCAGACGTGTGCGGTTCTATACCTATGTGGAAGGACGTTTGTCCTCAGGCGAAGATTGCTATTGGTGAACTTTGGGTAAGGTTCCTTCCCCACTTTGGCGTTGAGGATATTGAGGATAGCGTTTTTCCAATACCAGCGGAAGGGACTACCCTTCCTGTTGGAAAGTTTCACGTTGAAGTAATTCCCGCCCATTATCTCCACTCTCCCAATCACTTCAGCCTTTACGATCCAGTTTCTAAGTTCCTCTTCAGCGGGGATATTGGTATAGCTTTGGGAAACTTTAATTACTTGGTGGTCAATGACTGGATTAGTCACCTAGACTACCTTTACACTCCCCACAGGATACTTATGGCTAACAATAAAGCTCTAAGAGCTTGGCTTTCAAAAGTAAAGAAGTTAGACATAGAAGCTATCCTTCCTCAGCATGGAGCCATAATTCCTAAGAACTCTGTCGAATATTTCTTTAAGTTTCTGGAGAACTTGAAATGCGGAACAGATCTGATTTCAATTTAGAGCTCTCAAAAGCCCTTTCAGATTTAGAGAGGGGTATTCTTTCATTAAGTAGAGTTTCTGAAGTTATTGATCGTTTAGTTCCTCAGGTAGAGGATATTTTATTGACTAACAGCTCTACTATAGGTGAAAATATTGAAGAATTGAATGAAATATCAAAAAATCTTCAGGATTTTGTTGAAAGTTTCAAACCAATAGTGGAGGAAATTAGTAAATTTTCCTCTGATTATGATAAGTTGTTAATAAGCCTTAAGGAAATGAATAAACACTTAGCCGGTATAGAAGAAGTTGCGTCTCATATTGAGCTCATAGCTATTAATGCCTCTATAGAAGCATCAAGGGCAGGGGAAAGCGGTAGAACTTTTGCCATAGTTGCTAAGGAAATTCGCGATATGGCTAAGAAAACTTTTAAGTTAATCTACGAAATTCGTGATGTTGAGAAGGAACTAGAACCAATTTTAAAGAAGATTACAGATAACGTTAAAGCTATGAATGAACTTAAGGATAAGATGGATAATCTTATCGTTAGTATTAATAGGGTAATATCCGTTTCAGAGGAACTTAACAGGATAAATACTTCCCAGTCAAAGGTTGTTCTTGAACTTAAAGGTCTTACTGGGGTCTCAGCAGCTATTCAAAAGGTAGTTTCAATACTATCTGCTGCTAAACGCCGTTTTGCTGATGCATTTACTTCACTTTTCTCTTACTTTAAAAAATCTTGTTGATTAATTTTCCTTAATTAGTATTAAGTCCACCGGTTCTCCTTCCTTCATAAATTTGACTCCTGAAGGGACAACCATTAATCCTGTATCTCCCGTCATTGCAGAGAGGATTCCAGACCCCTGCCTCCTAAGGGGAATAACTCTGTATTCCCTTGAGTTTGGGTCGTAGGTGTATTTACACCTTGCAAACTCTGTTCTATCGGATTTTCTCCTTTTAAAGTCTTTAATAAGAATTCCTTTAACTTTCTTCCTAAAAGTTTTCTCTGCTCCTAACATTTTCTTAATGAAAGGATAAACGAAGTTGTTAAAGCTTACTACTGTGGAAACTGGAAATCCCGGGAGAGCAAAGATGAACTTATTCCCCTTCCTGCCGAAAAATACCGGTTTACCCGGCTTCACCTTTACCTTATAGAAGAGGGTTTCAACTCCTATTTCGGGAAGTATGTCCCTTATGAAGTCGTAGTTACCCATTGATATTCCGCCGGAGGTGATGACTAAATCGCAAAACTCAAGGGCTTGAGTTAGCTTCTCTTTGGTTTCTTCCCTATCATCGTCAATGCGGCCAAGGTAGACCGGTTCACCCCCTGCTTCTACCGTAAGGCCGTAAAGGGTGTAGGCGTTTGAGTTCCTAATTTGGGAAATCTCTTTTAGCTCTTCTCCAGGCTCTACTATTTCGCTTCCGGTTGTTATTATCCCCACCTTCGGTTTTACCGAAACCTTTACGCTGGTCCTGTTAACGGAGGCAAGTATTCCCATCTCAATCGGCGTTATGTAAGTCCCTCTTTTTAAGAGGACCGTTCCCCTTTTGTAGTCTTCTCCCTTTTCCCTTATATTTGAACCTCTTGGAAAGGTTCTCTTTATAGTTACAAATCCGTTGTTTTCCTCTGCGTATTCAACAGGAACTACCGTATCACAGCCCTTAGGGATGATAGAGCCTGTAAAAATCCTTACTGCTTCTCCCCTTTCTAGGACTGAACTTGGAACTTTGCCTGCCGGGATGTCCTCAGTAACCTTAAGTTTTACAGGAACCTCCTCTATATCGTCAAACCTTACTCCATATCCGTCCATTGCGGAGACGGGAGCGGGAGGGTTATCTCTATCTGCTAGAACGTCTTCTGCTAAAACTCTGTGAAGTGCGCTGAAGATGGGAACTTTCTCTGAAGGAAGGAGCCTAGCTTGGGAGAGGACAATTTCCAGAGCTCTTTCAAAATCTATGTAAACGTTATCCATTACTCCTCCCTTATTACTCTGTCTGGTCTGTTGAATATGTTTAACCTTCCTGGCCTTGCGTAACATATGAGTGTAACGTCTGCCCTCTTAGCGATTTCAAGGCCGAGGGAGGAGGTAGCCGTTCTTGAGATCACAATGGGAATTCCAATCCTTGCACACTTTAAAACCATGTCGGAGGTAAGCCTTCCCGTTGTGTAAATCGCTCCTCTAGGAGGTAACTTTTTAAGAAGTATGGCTCCTACAACTTTATCTACTGCGTTGTGCCTTCCAACGTCTGCGTAAAAGGCTTCAAAGCCCCTTTCAGACCAGAAACCGCAGGCATGGGCGCAGTGGGTAAGGTTTCCTACCTCGTTTCTCCTGAGGGTTTCCTTTATCAGTTCGTCAATCTCAGAGAGCTTTATCCTATACTCCTGGACACCTTCAAAGGGCCTTTCCAGCATGTCCCTTGAAATTTTCCCGGTTCCACCACAACCGGAGGTAACGATTACTTCCTTTTTTTCAACTTTTTTGTTCTTCGTATAGACGAAGATTCCCCCCTTTTCACATACCCTCACTCCCTCTATATCCTCAGGTTTCTGTATGTATCCCTGCGAAAAGAGGAAACCTATTCCAAACTCCTCAAGGTTACAGGGGAGAACCATTGAACTTCCTATGAGCTGGTCGTTTAAGAAGACTTTATAGGGAACTTCGGTAACGACGAACTCCTCAAGCTCAAATTGGCTGTCTGGGACTATTTCTAAGGTTTTGTGTTTTGAGTATAGGTCCATATCGGGTTTTGCCTCTTTTTTACTTAATTTAAAAGCCGAAAAGGTTTTTTGTTACTTTTTCGTACCCTTCTTCTAAAAGTCTAATATCTATGTAGGGGGTTGCCAAGTCCTCAACTAATGGTGAACAGGTTTTTCCTTCATCACTTAGGACTCTTTCGTCAACTGTCTTAATGTAGTGCTTACACTTGTTGCATATATCAACCCTTATGTGCTTATCCTCCTTTGATTCTGGAATGAAGTAGTAGTGTTCTTCAAGGTCTTCGTTTCCGCAGTTAGCACATACGTCCCTTTTGATCGGCCACTCCCCGTAGCAAACAGGGCAGATTAAGAACCTTTTACCCTCTTTTTCCTTCTTAAGGTAGCCGATTAGAGCTTTTGAGCCACAGTAAGGGCAGTTTGTACTTTCAAAATCTTCAGTTAGTTGCTCTTGAAGTTTCTTTGAAACGGGAGAAAGTAGGATTGGAGTAACTGAGAGGACCGATAGGCGGAGGAATTCTAGAGGTACGTCTGGAATCTCTTTCCCTTCCAAAAGGTAACCTGTTAAGGATTCCTTTACTTTTTCAGGGCTAAAGTACCTATTTCCTTTTGCTTTCTTTGCGCTTTCTTTCATTTGAGGCGTTCCAAAGAGGGATATAAACTCAAAGAAATCTTCAAAAAGTTTAGAGATAGTTTCACTTTTTATTTCCTTTTCTATTATCTGGATGAGGGGTTTTTCCACTGCTAGTGAAGCTGGAAGTTCCTCGTAGTTAATTCCTGTCCTTTCAAATGAGGTCCTCTGAAATTCAAGTATGTTCTGGTAAAGGTCAAGTATTTCCTTTGCTATAGAATTTTCCCTCTTTAGTTCTTTTATCCTTCTAAAGGCTGTTTCAAAATCCACGGTTACCTCCTGGGTTTATAGGTGGTAGCCCGGGTGCCCGGGCTACACTAAAGATCTAAAGGATTCCCTTCTCTTTAAGTTCTTTGTACCACTCTGGGTTGTGAACCTTTATGTAGTCTTCGCTGACCTTTCCGTTAATCATGGCCCATATGGTTCCTGGGTTGGCGATGGTGGCTAGGTAGAAGTGGATGATAACAAAGGATATCCAGAGGACTCCTACTACAAAGTGGACTACTAGGAAGAGAGCTCTAAGGTCTTTTGAGACCAGGTCGTACATGAGGCTGAATCCTGTTACTGCCATTACTATTAGAGCTATGAGTCCGAACCAGTAGAAAATCTTCTGCCCTGCGTTTACCCTACCAGCCGGGGCGTGGGTTTTGTGGGTAGGGTCTAGGTAGCCTCCAAGTTTAGCAAGCCACTTGAAGTCGTAGGGTTTAAAGGTGCTTTCGGGAAGGAGTTTCAGGAATAGGAGGCCCCCACTTATAGTTAACACCCATCCGAAGAACTCGTGGACCGATTTAACGTTTTTCATTGAGCCAAAGAGGAACTCTCCAAGTCCGTTCCACTTGTAAGCTAGCGAAAGGCCCGTTATTGCAAGGACTATGAATGATATTAGGTGTATGAAGTGGAGCAGTCTCGTGAGAGCTCCGTACTTTTCAACGTACCTTTTAGTTCCTTTTCTTATGGCTTCTGAAGCGGTGGCTAGCATAACTCCCTCCTGTTAAGCTGGTTTAACATAAAGGGGGACTCCCCTTTCTGAGTAGTAAACGACCTTGTAGGGACACACTTCAACACACTTATTGCAGGCTATACACCTGATGTCGTTAAACTCAACGGAACCGTCGTCTTTAGGTTTTATTGCTTCGGTTGGGCATACGCTGATACAGGGTTTTTCAGGACACTTTTTGCAGAGCTCTACGTACTTCTCAAATAGGATTCTCGGCTTGTTGAACCTTATGAGTGCGTGAACTAGAGTTACTGTAATCAGAACCAGTGCGAAGGTCTTGTGAACGGACATGGTAAACAGTGTAAGTTTCGGGGAGAAGTTAGACCTAAATATAAGGATTAGTCCCGTTGGAACCATGATCGTTAAGGATAGGAAAACGAACCAGTAGAATAACCTCTGGAAGAGGGCTTTAGGTGTTAGATTCCCTCTAATTCCCACGTCGGGTAGGATTTTTAGGCTGAGGTAGGTGTTTGTAAATAGGTATACCCATGCGGTAATCTTGTGAACCAGTTCGGCGTTCTTCTTCCCGCCGAAGAGAACCTCAAATAGGTTCTTCCCCTTAATCATCAGGGCCATTCCCGATAGTCCCATTATCACAAATGCTAGGGCGTGAACCGCATGGGTATACTTGTGCTTAACGGCCAACTTTACTTCTCCTCTTCGTTAGATGTGATTTCCTCAACCCTCTTTGGTCCTATCGTTACGTAGTGGAAGAGAGCTCCAAGTGCAGACGCTCCGATGGCCAGAGCTCCAAGCGGACTGAATACCTCCTTCCACCATACGACAGACTGGGTGTGCTGTGGTTTGGGAGGAATCCAGGAGTACTTGTCAGGTGAGAAGGGCAGAACGAGGATTACGTTGGTCTTGTAATCCCCTACTCCGTAGGCGTTAGCTTCTGAAAAGCCTTTCTCTCTTAGTTTTTCAACCCTCTTTAGAGCTTCCCTTTCTAGCTCCTCTCTCTCTCCGTACTTTAAGGCCCCCGTAGGGCATGCACTAACGCAGGCCGGAGCTAGACCGTTGTCTATCCTGTCAATACAGAAGTTACACTTGTAGGACTTCTCAGTCTTCTCATCTATGTGGGGAACTCCAAATGGACAGGCATCTGCACAGTTTCCGCATCCAATACACAGGTCGTGATTTACGAAGACTACGCCGTCTTTCCTAACAGTCATTGCTCCTGTTGGGCAAACGGCGGCACAGTCCGGGTTTTCACAGTGGAAGCACGACTGCCTGTTAAAGAGCCACATTGGGTATCCGTCCTCTTTAAGGTGCTCGTCAAACCTGATAACTAGCCAGGTTTTTGGAGAAAGGTCCTTAGGGTTCTGGTAACTTCCCCAGTTGTGGGTTTTCTCTGCAGGTAAGTCGTGCCACTGCTTGCAGGCTCCCTGACAACCCCTACATGCAGTACACTTACTTGCGTCGTAGAGGATTGCCTTTCTCTTTATATTTACGTCAACCAAAGATAGGTCGGAGTTTTTATTCATAGTTCCGCTAATCATCTTTACCTCCCCAATTTAGCTTTAAAAAGAGGGAGGAGGGCACCCTCCTCCTTAAGCCTTTTCCACGTCTACGAGGAATCCCTTATACTCAGGAATCATCGTGTTTGGATCCCCCCAGTGGGGTGTTGCTTTGTTGGCACTATCGCCCGTAGAGAGTCCCCTGTATCCCCAGTGCCACGGCATACCAATCTGATAGACCTTTTTACCGTTGACGTTGAGGGGCATCATCCTGTGAGTAACTACTGCAATTCCCTCTACAGTTCCCCTTGCCGATATTACCCTTACTTTATCTCCGTTCTTAATTCCTTTTTCTTTTGCAAGTTCAACTGGGATTTCTATGAACATATCTGGCATCATTTCAACGAGGTAGGGAATGTTCCTCGTTAGAGCTCCAGACTGGTAGTGTTCACAAACCCTGTAGGTTGTGGCTACGTAAGGGAACCTTGAAGAGCTGCCTTTCTTGTTCATAGGACCGTTAACGAACTTCATGCTGAGGGCAATTGCAGGGTTAAAGTTCTGTTTGGGGTGGAGTAGGTTCTTTGTAAAGGACTCAAGGGGTTCGTAGAACTCTGGGAATGGACCATCTTTAAGTCCGGGAGCCCAGATCCTTGCAACTCCCTCTGGGAGCATGATGAATGCACCGACTCCTCTCTTAACTGCATCTGGAGGAGTTGTCTTTCCGTAGTCTGGAACGTCTCCGATCCACCTTGAGCCGTCCCACCAGATAACCGGCCTATCGGGACACCAAGGCCTTCCCTTATCGTCACAGGAAGCCCTGTTGTAGAGAATTCTTCTGTTGAGAGGCCAGCACCAGGTAAACTTGGGATAGAGGCCGGTTCCCGTTGTGTCGTCTGTATTTCTCCTTTTGGCAAGGTTCCCCTCTTCTGGGAAGACTCCGCTGTAGAGCCAGTTTCCGCAGGCTGTAGAACCGTCGTCTTTAAGCTTTGTAAAGTTTGCAACCCTCTTCCTCGTCTTCCAGTCAAACCCGTTTATCTCTGCAAGGACGTCCTCTGTATTAACCTCCTCTCCGTAAGGCCAGTAGGAGTCAAGTATTGGGTCTGGGAACGTTCCTCCCTCTTTCTCGTAGAGCTCCCTTATCTTCTTAAAGAGCATGTTGATTATGTCTGCGTCGGGTTTTGCTTCACCCGGTGGGTTAACTGCCTTCCACCTCCACTGGCACCATCTTCCAGAGTTTGTTACCGTTCCCTGCTTTTCGTAACTTGCAGCTGCAGGAAGGAGGAATACTTCAGTCTTAATGTCGGAAGGATTTACTCCCGGCCTCTTCCAGAACTCAGCCGTTTCAGTCTTAAATAGGTCAACGCAGACCATCCACTTGAGTTCTTCTAAGGCCTTCCTTTCCTTGTTTGCGTTTGGCCCTCCTACTGCAGCGTTCTGCCCCCAGAGGAACGCTCCCTCAAAGTGGCCGTTGAACATCTTCTCAAAGAGGACTATGTGGGAATAGTTTTCACCGTCGTCTAACTTCGGTAGGTAGCTGTAGCAGAAGTCATTTTCTTTCTTTGCCTTTTCTCCCCACCATGCTTTAAGGAGTGAGACTATGAACTTGGGGTAGTTCTTCCAGTAGTTTACTGAACCCTTAATTAGGGGTTTTGGAGTGTACTTATCTAGGTACTGCTGGAGGGTCTGTTGAGACTCCCTTGGAGTTTTGAGGTATCCGGGTAGTATGTGGAAGAGGAGGCACATGTCTGTTGAACCCTGAACGTTTGACTCACCACGGAGGGCGTTAATTCCGCCTCCGGCAAGGCCGATGTTACCAAGGAGTAGTTGCATTATTACGAAGGAACGGATGTTCTGAGTTCCGTAGGTGTGCTGTGTTAGACCCATGGCGTACATGTGGGTCATAACCCTGTCCGGTCTTCCCGTTGAGGCGACCACTTTTGCAATTTCTAAGAACTTCTCCTTAGGACATCCCGTTATCTTCTCAACTACTTCGGGAGTGTACCTTGAGAAGTGCTTTTTGAGGAGTTGGAATACACAACGGGGATGTTGGAGGGTCGGGTCCCTCATTATTTCACCGTTTTCGTCCCTCTTATAGGTCCAGCCTCCCTTTTTCTTGTCGTACTTACCGTATGCTGAGCCTTCAAACTCACCGAGTTTTATAAAGCCTGAGAAGACTCCCTCTTCAGGGTCAAAGTCAAACTTATCGTCAACTATCCATGAGGCGTTTGTGTGGAGTTTAACGTACTCTTTGTTGTAGCTCTCAGTTTGGAGGATGTAGTTAATAAGGCCACCGACGAAGGCAATGTCTGTTCCAATCCTTATTGGAGCGTAGATGTCTGCCTTTGCTGCCGTCCTTGTGAACCTCGGGTCAACAACTATTAGCTTTGCTCCCCTCTCTTCCCTGGCCTTTTCAACCCACTTAAATGAAATTGGGTGGTTTTCGGCTGCGTTTGAGCCCATTATTAGAATTACGTCTGCGTTCTTTATGTCAATCCAGTGGTTTGTCATAGCACCACGTCCGAATGAGTTGGCCAAACTGGCCACTGTGGTGCTGTGTCATATGCGGGCCTGGTGCTCCAGGTAAACGATACCAAGAGTCCTTAGCATCTTGACTAATAGGTAACACTCCTCGTTGTCAAGGGATGCTGAACCTAGACTGGCAATTCCTTCACACCTGTTAACAACGTTTCCTTTCTTGTTCCTGGTTATGAAGGTTCTGTCTCTGGTTTCCTTAACTCTCCTAGCTATCTGTTCTATTGCCCACTCCCAGCTTACCTCTCTCCACTCAGAGGAGCCTGGGGCCCTGTAGAGGGGCTTTGTTAACCTCCTTGGGTTTTCGCTC includes:
- the acs gene encoding acetate--CoA ligase codes for the protein MAEERLDHLLQKETVIYPPKEFVERANVKDYEAEYKRFLDNPEKFWAEVAEKLFWYEKWEKVLEWNYPYAKWFVGGKTNITVNALDRHVKNGKRNKVAFFWEDELGNKKVVTYGELYRLVNRFANALRAAGIKKGDRVVIYMPLVIEQIVAMLACARIGAVHSVVYAGFSVPALRHRIEDAEAKMVITADVTIRRGRAIPLKRIVDEAILDLPFVEQVVVLRRLEPKVDLIGEKEVDFYEFMDGHLDYCEPEVMDSEDPLFILYTSGSTGKPKGVLHTTGGYMVGTYYSMKTVFDLKEDDIYWCTADPGWITGHSYIVYGPLVAGATQVIAEGAPNYPDYGRWWRIIEEYGVNIFYTAPTAIRMFMRAGEEWPNKYDLSSLRLLGSVGEPINPEAWLWYYRVIGKEKCPIVDTWWQTETGSVMITTIDGLPMKPGKAGKPVPGVIADVVDKEGNPIEPNKGGFLVIRNPWPTMMRTIWKNPERYEQYWNTIPNCYTAGDVAVKDKDGYIMILGRADDVINVSGHRIGTMEVESALVSHPAVAEAAVIGKPDPVKGETIKAFVILKEGYSASDKLVEDLKYHVRMELGALAVPSEIEFVDKLPKTRSGKIMRRVLKAKELGIDPGDLSTLED
- a CDS encoding MBL fold metallo-hydrolase, with the protein product MTINITPQLSPTEDAVLYDDKKHKVVYLGTKGIDKGSVDVLSYLLIDNEEAILIDPGGYYLFPHMVQKVSKYVTLDQVKFLYFCHQDPDVCGSIPMWKDVCPQAKIAIGELWVRFLPHFGVEDIEDSVFPIPAEGTTLPVGKFHVEVIPAHYLHSPNHFSLYDPVSKFLFSGDIGIALGNFNYLVVNDWISHLDYLYTPHRILMANNKALRAWLSKVKKLDIEAILPQHGAIIPKNSVEYFFKFLENLKCGTDLISI
- a CDS encoding methyl-accepting chemotaxis protein, coding for MRNRSDFNLELSKALSDLERGILSLSRVSEVIDRLVPQVEDILLTNSSTIGENIEELNEISKNLQDFVESFKPIVEEISKFSSDYDKLLISLKEMNKHLAGIEEVASHIELIAINASIEASRAGESGRTFAIVAKEIRDMAKKTFKLIYEIRDVEKELEPILKKITDNVKAMNELKDKMDNLIVSINRVISVSEELNRINTSQSKVVLELKGLTGVSAAIQKVVSILSAAKRRFADAFTSLFSYFKKSC
- the glp gene encoding gephyrin-like molybdotransferase Glp, which produces MDNVYIDFERALEIVLSQARLLPSEKVPIFSALHRVLAEDVLADRDNPPAPVSAMDGYGVRFDDIEEVPVKLKVTEDIPAGKVPSSVLERGEAVRIFTGSIIPKGCDTVVPVEYAEENNGFVTIKRTFPRGSNIREKGEDYKRGTVLLKRGTYITPIEMGILASVNRTSVKVSVKPKVGIITTGSEIVEPGEELKEISQIRNSNAYTLYGLTVEAGGEPVYLGRIDDDREETKEKLTQALEFCDLVITSGGISMGNYDFIRDILPEIGVETLFYKVKVKPGKPVFFGRKGNKFIFALPGFPVSTVVSFNNFVYPFIKKMLGAEKTFRKKVKGILIKDFKRRKSDRTEFARCKYTYDPNSREYRVIPLRRQGSGILSAMTGDTGLMVVPSGVKFMKEGEPVDLILIKEN
- the fdhD gene encoding formate dehydrogenase accessory sulfurtransferase FdhD, giving the protein MDLYSKHKTLEIVPDSQFELEEFVVTEVPYKVFLNDQLIGSSMVLPCNLEEFGIGFLFSQGYIQKPEDIEGVRVCEKGGIFVYTKNKKVEKKEVIVTSGCGGTGKISRDMLERPFEGVQEYRIKLSEIDELIKETLRRNEVGNLTHCAHACGFWSERGFEAFYADVGRHNAVDKVVGAILLKKLPPRGAIYTTGRLTSDMVLKCARIGIPIVISRTATSSLGLEIAKRADVTLICYARPGRLNIFNRPDRVIREE
- a CDS encoding formate dehydrogenase accessory protein FdhE, whose translation is MDFETAFRRIKELKRENSIAKEILDLYQNILEFQRTSFERTGINYEELPASLAVEKPLIQIIEKEIKSETISKLFEDFFEFISLFGTPQMKESAKKAKGNRYFSPEKVKESLTGYLLEGKEIPDVPLEFLRLSVLSVTPILLSPVSKKLQEQLTEDFESTNCPYCGSKALIGYLKKEKEGKRFLICPVCYGEWPIKRDVCANCGNEDLEEHYYFIPESKEDKHIRVDICNKCKHYIKTVDERVLSDEGKTCSPLVEDLATPYIDIRLLEEGYEKVTKNLFGF
- a CDS encoding formate dehydrogenase subunit gamma — translated: MLATASEAIRKGTKRYVEKYGALTRLLHFIHLISFIVLAITGLSLAYKWNGLGEFLFGSMKNVKSVHEFFGWVLTISGGLLFLKLLPESTFKPYDFKWLAKLGGYLDPTHKTHAPAGRVNAGQKIFYWFGLIALIVMAVTGFSLMYDLVSKDLRALFLVVHFVVGVLWISFVIIHFYLATIANPGTIWAMINGKVSEDYIKVHNPEWYKELKEKGIL
- a CDS encoding 4Fe-4S dicluster domain-containing protein, producing the protein MAVKHKYTHAVHALAFVIMGLSGMALMIKGKNLFEVLFGGKKNAELVHKITAWVYLFTNTYLSLKILPDVGIRGNLTPKALFQRLFYWFVFLSLTIMVPTGLILIFRSNFSPKLTLFTMSVHKTFALVLITVTLVHALIRFNKPRILFEKYVELCKKCPEKPCISVCPTEAIKPKDDGSVEFNDIRCIACNKCVEVCPYKVVYYSERGVPLYVKPA
- a CDS encoding 4Fe-4S dicluster domain-containing protein, giving the protein MISGTMNKNSDLSLVDVNIKRKAILYDASKCTACRGCQGACKQWHDLPAEKTHNWGSYQNPKDLSPKTWLVIRFDEHLKEDGYPMWLFNRQSCFHCENPDCAAVCPTGAMTVRKDGVVFVNHDLCIGCGNCADACPFGVPHIDEKTEKSYKCNFCIDRIDNGLAPACVSACPTGALKYGEREELEREALKRVEKLREKGFSEANAYGVGDYKTNVILVLPFSPDKYSWIPPKPQHTQSVVWWKEVFSPLGALAIGASALGALFHYVTIGPKRVEEITSNEEEK
- the fdnG gene encoding formate dehydrogenase-N subunit alpha, whose translation is MGITRRNFLKAAGVITAGTALGIDLKPAEAKASELKITKAKETKTICPYCAVGCGMLVHSIPHTNKVINLEGDPDHVINRGALCSKGATLRQLAGSENPRRLTKPLYRAPGSSEWREVSWEWAIEQIARRVKETRDRTFITRNKKGNVVNRCEGIASLGSASLDNEECYLLVKMLRTLGIVYLEHQARIUHSTTVASLANSFGRGAMTNHWIDIKNADVILIMGSNAAENHPISFKWVEKAREERGAKLIVVDPRFTRTAAKADIYAPIRIGTDIAFVGGLINYILQTESYNKEYVKLHTNASWIVDDKFDFDPEEGVFSGFIKLGEFEGSAYGKYDKKKGGWTYKRDENGEIMRDPTLQHPRCVFQLLKKHFSRYTPEVVEKITGCPKEKFLEIAKVVASTGRPDRVMTHMYAMGLTQHTYGTQNIRSFVIMQLLLGNIGLAGGGINALRGESNVQGSTDMCLLFHILPGYLKTPRESQQTLQQYLDKYTPKPLIKGSVNYWKNYPKFIVSLLKAWWGEKAKKENDFCYSYLPKLDDGENYSHIVLFEKMFNGHFEGAFLWGQNAAVGGPNANKERKALEELKWMVCVDLFKTETAEFWKRPGVNPSDIKTEVFLLPAAASYEKQGTVTNSGRWCQWRWKAVNPPGEAKPDADIINMLFKKIRELYEKEGGTFPDPILDSYWPYGEEVNTEDVLAEINGFDWKTRKRVANFTKLKDDGSTACGNWLYSGVFPEEGNLAKRRNTDDTTGTGLYPKFTWCWPLNRRILYNRASCDDKGRPWCPDRPVIWWDGSRWIGDVPDYGKTTPPDAVKRGVGAFIMLPEGVARIWAPGLKDGPFPEFYEPLESFTKNLLHPKQNFNPAIALSMKFVNGPMNKKGSSSRFPYVATTYRVCEHYQSGALTRNIPYLVEMMPDMFIEIPVELAKEKGIKNGDKVRVISARGTVEGIAVVTHRMMPLNVNGKKVYQIGMPWHWGYRGLSTGDSANKATPHWGDPNTMIPEYKGFLVDVEKA